The region TAGTAGTcatagtggtagtagtagtagtggtagtagtagcagtagtagtagtagcagtagctgtagtagcagcagcagcagtagcagtagtagcagtagcagcagcattagtagtagtagtagtcgtactggtagtggtagtagtagtagcagcagtagtagcagtagtagcagcagcagcagtagtagcagtagtagcagtaacagcagcagcagtagcagcagtagtagcagtagtagcagtagtagcagcagtagcagtagtagcagcagcaggagcagcagtagtagtagtagcagtagtagtagcagcagcagtagtagtagcagcagcaggagtagcagtagtagtagcagcagcagcagtagtagtagcagcagcagtagtagtagtagtagcagcaggagtagtagcagtagtagtagcagtagcagtagtagtagtagcagcagtagcagtagcagcagcagtagtagtagtagcagcagtagcagtagcagcagcagtagtagtagcagcagcagtagcagtagtagtagtatagcagcagtagtagtagcagcagcagtagcagtagtagcagcagcagcagtagcagcagcagcagtagcagcagcagcagtagtagtagtagcagcaggagtagcagtagtagtagcagcagcagtagcagtagtagtagtagcagcagcagtagcagtagcagcagcagtagtagtagtagcagcagtagcagtagcagcagcagtagtagtagcagcagcagtagcagtagtagtgtagcagtagtagtagtagtgcagcagcagtagcagtagtagcagtggcagcagtagcagcagcagtagcagcagtagtagtagcagcagcagcagtagcagcagcagtagcagtagtagtagcagcagcagtagtagtagtagcagtagcagcagtagcagtagcagcagcagtagcagcagtagtagtagcagcagcagcagcagtagcagtagcagcagcagtagtagtagtagcagcagtagcagtagcagtagcagcagcagtagcagcagtagtagtagcagcagtagcagtagtagcagcagcagtagtagtagtagcagcagtagcagtagcagcagcagcagtagtagtagtagcagcagtagcagcagcagcagtagcagcagtagtagtagcggtagcagtagtagtagcagcagcagtagcagcagtagcagtagcagcagcagtagcagcagtagcagcagtagcagtagcagcagcagcagaagtagtagtagtattagtagtagcagtagtacaTGTGCTACCGCTAACTGTGGATTCTGTGTTTGCAGACATAGATGAATGTGAATTGCCGACCCTCCATCGTTGCCCCCCTTTAGCAGGTTGCAACAACACACTGGGGTCCTACCAATGCATTTGTCCCCAGGGGTTCATTGATATTGACCCCAGCAATCCAGGAACCAGCTGTAAAGGTCAGATTCATCATAAAAATCAGATATTTGTATCGAACATCTAAATCAACAAGCTTGACCACCAATTTGCACCAGACTTCGATTGTGGCTTCTCTCTTCTCAGCAGAAGACAGAACCGGGGCCAGCACAGAGCCCCCGACTCTCTTGGTGCCAACCATGAACACAAACGACAGCTCTACTACCTACACCGTGGAGGAGCCTCAGGGTAGCAACACTACTGACAACAGAACGACTGCAGCTCCGAGTCCCACAGGCCCCGTCTTAAACAAGTCGTCTCAGGTTCCAACAGGATCCACACAGGCCTCAACCACAGAGCCCAGTCTGCAAACAGCAGTGTGCCGTAAGAACCTTCTTTATTAAGTCTCAAGCTTGGTTCGGATCTTAGTGAGCGATCCTGAAAGCGATTCTGAGGTGAAGAACTGTGTTCTGGGTCcatgtttggccagattgtacaGTCACGGGCAGAAGCAGGACCCTGATGCCGCACACAAACAATGGAGGAGCACCTAGCGAATTTTATCAAGAACAGTTTCATATCACCAAAGAATACAGCGTCCGAATAATCCAGGAAATAATCCCACAGGTTGATAATTCTCAAAGAAGAACTCGTACAAGGACGTGAAGAACTCAGGCGCACGGTATCAGGCAGGGGAACAGGACAGCCACATCAGGAAGAGGCGGGGTCAAAACCAGGAAATCAGTCCGAAGAGTAGCGCTGGAGAGTCGGGCAGGAGCACAcaaacaatctggcaaagagtgaAGGCCAGGTAGGGGGTTTAGATAGCCGAGACCCAGACAGGTGCCAGAGAGGCTGGTGAGCGAAGAAAAGACACAGGTGTTGAGGGGTGTCCTGAGTAGGATGGAGCAGACTGGCACAACATGACCATTCTGTTATTGCTCTGTCAGAGCTTTGATCTTATTCTTTAATGGAAAATAGTTATTTTTCGTGACTGAGGGATCAAATGAGGGAACTCACCAGTACCTATAGACTATAACATgattctcttctcctcctccagcacctcccagCATACTGAGGTTATGGTCAGCCAACGTGACTGggtcctccttctccatctgctggtcCAGCCAATTTCACACCAACCAGATGTATGTTGTTGAGGTTTTGAAGGGGACAGAGGTCCATGTCTGGCAGACACATGAGGAGATGATGGTGGTACTGGGACGGGATCCTGGGGAGCTCTACACCGTCGTTGTGACACCATGTGCCTGTGGAAGTCAGGGAAGCCCTCTTCGTATAGCAGTGAGGACAGGTTAGACCCGTGTTATTACAGTTAAGAGGACATTATgtcaatgacacttttaaatGGTGTTAATATGAGTGGCTTTGATTTTTGATTCTATATTTACTATGTGGCCACTTTTCACCCCTGTGGGAAAATGGATTCTCCCTAACGAATGGTAAATCTGCTAAATTCCTTTTGCTCTCCGTAGACGCTTTGACTCTTGGCGCCACAGCTCGCCTCACCAACATCCAGTTCAACGTGGAGCTGCAGGACGCCAGCACCCAAGCTTACACAAACCTGACGGGGAGCATTTTAGCAGAGGTTAGAGGGTGTCAATGAAAATGTACATCAAACTGTCCGGAACATCACAGGCCTTTAGcattctcttcctcctgcgaCACCAGATCCACCAGGCTCTGCCTCCAGAGGTCAAAGCCATGTGGGAGTCAGAGCAGGTGAGGGTCGAAGTCAGAGGGTTTTCCCCCGGCAGCGTGGTAGCACAcctcaccatcatcttcacccCAAGTCAGAGCCAGGACATTATTAACGTGACTGCAGCTGTTCTCCAGTCTCTGATGAACTCCACCAAATACAGCGTGGACCCACACAGCATAAATGTGACAGGTAcctctttctctgtcctccagcgtGAAAGACATTTCTTTACCGTTCCGGCCTTCAACACTATTCACTCAAATCTCAATTTATACAAAGTGAGACCAGAGGGGGATAGCATCACCCTAGTGACCAAGCTGCACGTTCCTTTGCTAACTTTTGTCTGTATGTTCCTCACAAAGTCCTCATTTGTGAGCAGAATATTGTGCTGTTTTAGATTTTGATGAATGTTCTTCGGGGGACAATGACTGTTCCCTTTGGgccacgtgcacaaacacatggGCCTCGTACACGTGTGTTTGTCTGAGAGGCTTTAAAGACGCCGACCCAGAAAGGCCCGGACGAGCCTGTCAAGGTGCAGTTCTAtattcggtgtgtgtgtgtgtgtgtgtgtgtgtgtgtgtgtgtgtgtgtgtgttgtgtgtgtgtgtgtgtgtgtgtgtgcattttaattGCAAATACTCTGTTGTTGGAACACTGAGACTCACactgtgttttccagctgccAACACAACCTTCTCACCTCCAACATCCTCAACCGATAATCCTGCATCAGCCCATTCAACAGCTACCAGAGTTGCCGAGGTCACCGCGGCAACGGCTGCAATCCCAGCTACCTCAGCGATTTCAGTTACCTCCAGCAGGCCTTCTTCCCCTGCAGCTGACACTCCTTCACAGTCCACCACTGTGACCCCAACAGGCACCAAAGCTGCCACCACAACGGGCCCAACTGGCCCAGAACGTGCCAGCACCGGGGCCATCTCGGTCCAGTGCAGGGGGGCTGCCATCACTGTCTCGGTGGTCCGAGACTTTCTTCTGCGCGCCTCTATAAGAGAGAACGCTCTCTATCTTGGCTCGCTGGAATGTGGCATCAATGGAGGCAACGCTACTCatgtccagctgactgtggGTTGGAATGAATGCGACACTAAAATTGTGCATGTGAGTTTCTCGCTTCCTTCCTGGCTAAAAAAGTTTGGAATTGAACGAATGTGTGCGAAGCTGACACACAGTGTAATATTTGGTATTTTAGAATGAAAGCCACTATATGGCATCGGTTACCCTCTTCAACACCATGGATCAGAAGGTCTTACCCAGTGGAGCGGTGGAGGCCCCTAAAGTCCACCTGGAGGTTCCCATCGTCTGTGCTTATGTGAAGAGCATGCTCATTTCTGCTGACTTCAGCTCCACGGGGTACCTTCTGTTTGTTTCTGGACAACTTAAAAGTTGTGACGCATCCACCATTCCCATTCTGTGCCAGCGCATTGTTAGCTTAGCGTAGCGCAAAGTTTCCTTCAACTTCACCCACGgtaacaaataaatacaaccGATGTTGTGAGGGACTTTTGCTTATGTGTTGCCGCAGATATGAAATGTTGAAGGACGTCATCCTGGGCTCGGGCTCCTTCCTGGTGAGAGTGCAGCTGATGAATGGCACCGATCCTCTTCCTCACAACTACAGCGTGTCCTCTGATGAGGTTGTGGTGGTGGATGTGAGTCTCAACACCTCCCTGGATCAAATTAAAGTCGTCATTAATAGATGCTGGGCCACCTCCACCCAAAATCCTGGAGACACTTATAGCTACATCTTCTTGGAGAACAGGTCTGCAAGGTCTTCCTGCTCTCATTGCTGCTACCTTTTAACTGTTGCAGAAAGAGGTGAAGCTCTCTGTTGAAtctctccacagctgctccttAAATAAGTACACCAAAGTGCTCTCCAACGGGAACTCCAGCACATCTCGTGTGTCGGTGCAGATATTCTCCTTCGTCGACCTGAGTGTGATCTATCTGCATTGCCAGGTGCAGATTTGTGCACAGATTGGCTCCGACAGCTGTGTGCCGGTGAGTACGCCCACCACCTCACTGGTGGTGAGGTCCTCCTTCCTTCATGGTCCACAGCTCTGCTCAACGCTGGACTGTGTCCTTCTCTTTAGGACTGCTTACAACGAACATCTCGATCTTCAGACAACACGATCGCAACCACTTTTGGTTCTTCGGGGCCTCTGCTGAAGTCCAATGAAGGTACCTTCTTTATTACAGTGAAACTTGGTGCTTGTGTACGTGCAGCAGGGATTTCCTCTCAATGCTGTGTTGTACTGATTATAACGCTAACATGTTCTCACAGAAACCTTAGTGGAGGACGTCAGTGATCTTCAAGTAATTGGTTTGTCTTGCCTGGGAGTTGGACTttgcctcttcttcatcatcggCTTCATATGCCTGTTCTACTACCAGAGGAATCGTATCGGCCACTACAACTTCAGCACCAATCCCAAAGAGGAGAACTTCACCTCTCTGGCCACGAATACGTAGAGGAGCAGATCAAAAGAGGACCTCTCCAATGGACTTTCCATGAGACACATTTGATGTGGACAGACGTCTGCACTGAGGCGTAGCTTTAGCAAACATCTGTAGCAACCGCAGAGGTTACAGTCGGACGTGAAAGGTTTTCATGATCTCGCCGAAGACACACCGATAACTAGAATTTCATTTAGCTGCCGTTTTCTACATTATCATTTAGTCTGGTGTGGGTGGAAGTTAAGATGGTGTCTGGACATAAAGCCATGCTGTCATTTTTGATGGCATATAATATGAATATTTgatatataatatttatatatggTATAACAATATAACATTTACAGAAGAGCCTTTGTATCGTATATTGACACTGGTGGGGCATCATCCATGatataaaactgaaaaaatgtcattttatcaCGCTTGTTCTTTGAACTGATCAAACCAACTACCCTCCCTGACAACAGTATACCAAGCAAAATATAACAAAATTGAAATATGGCGGTATAATGGTGCTTTGGTCCTGCAGATTTTTACAGTAAGAGAGCTCCCCAGTGGCTAGAACAAAACCAGACTTACAAATGCAAACATGTTAAATCAAATCAACACCGTCAAATATAAAAATTTGCAAAGCCCAGAGTTAAACTTGTCTCAGGGTGAGAGGTAACAACAATGTAAGCTGAACTCAGAAGAGAGGATAAAAGAAACCGTGTTTTGTTGTCTGAAATCGTGTGAAAACCTCACAGAGATCAGTATTTTAGCTCTGAAGGTCAAAACCAGAAGCTCGAGAATGGTGTTATGGCGAGAGACGGCCTCTAGGTGGTAGTGTGGCCCGAGTCAGGGTGGTATCGCTATTAGTCCAGCGTTGCAGAATTTGAGCCTCAGCTGAGTTCTACTTGATTAGAAATGGGCCTTGTTGTGTTATTATGTTATCAGCCACAAATTAACTCCCTTGACCCTCTATTTTTATAATATTGAAGGATATTTCAATGACAAAGAGCCCAGACTCAAGCTGCTTTAGAtgaacttcctgtctgcatgTCGACAACTACTGTTGCATCCTAATGACACAGAAAAATGCACTTCTATTTACTCATAACTGATGTTCACAGCTGCAATATAGAAATATGTTGCTTGTTTAATGTATGTGTTCTGTTTTCCACTTTGGTCagcaaaaagtgtttttttagtCTGCTGTATGAACAAATAAAGCTAAAGATAGTGGCTCAGATGATCCATGTTGACACGGGAAGGACAGAACcaggagggaggcagaaacacacactcttccccCAATGCTGCGGCACTGACGAGCAGCTTTAACACTCAGAGGCGCTGCATTGATCTTTGAGCTCTTTGATCAATATCATATCATTAATGTTTAACACCTGGTTTaggtcaaaaacacacagaatatcACTGGTATAAATCAAGATGCAcctctgtcctgtgtgtgtgtgtggtgtgtgtgtgtgtgtgtgtgtgtgtgtgtgcacctgcgTGTGTTTATCTTCGGGTAAAGGTTTGGGTTATGGAGTCAGTTGGTAGCAAATGCCCCACCTCCAAATTAACCCATTCAGTCCTGCCACTGGAACCCTAGCAacctgtctccatggcaacaccaCAGCCACAAAGAGACTGATGGGAAGAAGAACAAGagtgcagagaggaaggagggatgtCTCATGATAATTCACACATCCATACACACTGGTGGAATATACTACAGACTTCTCCCTACAAAAGTGCAGTTCTAGACAGGGAAATTATGGTCTGTTAAACTGAGATCGAAGAGAACTACGTTATAACAAAACTTTAGCCTTGAGATTCTTCGGAtggaacaaaaaacaaaaggccGTTTTATTGATAGGGACACTTTGGAATTCCAAAATAATGGTTTCCTTTTCCTCGTGTTCCTTCGCGTGACGCCTCACCCTAAAGAAATGTAAAGATGCGTATCATTCCTGCACAGCACACACTGCATGCACTCTATTAAATGCATTAGCAGACTAATACAATATGATTTAATGTGcttgtttatttacaggaagACCATTTACATACAGTACAGATATAATTGTACATGTGCTGTTGTGTTAGAAGCATCTTTTCAATAATATTGACATGTTGTTATAAATGTAATTGCATTTAACCTGCAATGAAACATGTAGCACCTTTGTGTCAAGATCCGAGTCAAAGGTTTTCATCCGTGTCCCGAAGGTTTGGACCCCCTCTTCAGTCCCACCATGGCTTTTCAGCTACCAGATATTTACTGGAActggagctgcttctgcagatCTACTCAGTTTAGCTCTTATCTAGAACAAAGCGTACGACCCCGCCACTCCTGCGAGGTCTCTCTACTGGTGGCTGTggttctcctccatcagcaccCTGGGAATAATGATGACCGGGTCGGAGAGGCtcatcttcagcatctctgGGGGACAGGACAGCACAGGGTGAAGACACAAAAGAGAAGgaagcagacagagacaggtgagacaatTCAAGGATCAGAGACCAACCAACGAATggatggacccccccccccttccctcctggGGCCACTAATTTCAGAGGGCCCTTTCAGACATGCAGAAACAGGCAGCATGCGCTTCAGGGTCATTCATCTGTTGTCCACACTCCCTCCATGCCTCccctcatctcacacacaccaacactccaggtgagcagagcagaggcagcatgcTTCTGAagacaaccaaccaaccaccgaccaaccaaccaaccaaccaaccaaccaaccaaccaaccacccacccaaccaacaaccaaccacccacccaaccaaccaacaaccaaccagccaaccaaccacccacccacccacccaaccaaacacccagccaaccagccaaccacccacccaaccAAACACCCAACCAGccaaccacccacccaaccAATCAAGCAACCACCCAcccaaccaacaaccaaccagCTAACCAcccaaccaaccaccaaccacccaaccaacaaccaaccaaccaaccaccaaccaaccacccacccagccaaccaaccaaccaccaccaaccaaccaaccacccacccaaccaatcaaccaaccaatcaaccaGCCAACCACCCAATCAACCAGccaaccacccacccaaccaaccaaccaaccaaccaaccacccacccaaccaatcaaccaaccaatcaaccaGCCAACCACCCAATCAACCAGCCAACcacccaaccaaccaaccaaccaaccaaccaaccaaccaaccaaccagccaaccaaccaatcaatggTTTTGAACATTCAGGTAGTGTGAAcacgtcttcttcttccctaGATAAACGTGCAGCTTGATTTTTTTAACAAGCTTTGCAGATGTTGGAAGCAGCTGGttgagagaaaagaaagaggcaaaaagcaaatgaggatgaggaggtgacaCCCGTGGACACGTGTGGTCCACTGTTAGTCCACTGTCCATAtggaagagaaagacagaggacGTGATGCGGCGccaaaacaaccacaaacatTGCTGCAACAGAAGGAGGTCGAGGTCGTGTGTATGAACTGAATGAGCGGCGCTGGTGGCCTGTGGAGCGTAGCCATGGTGACAGGTTACCTGGGATCGGCCCGTGCACACCCCCACATGTGCTGCTTTAGAGTCTGCACCCAGCCAATGTCTCGGATTGGCTGGAAGAGCTGAATGTAGTGGTGCTGTTTTAGCACGGTCCTTCAAATGAATCAGAACGTTACTCATTAGCACACAATGAACTGGAGACAGCATCATCTCTAGCAGAGCCACTTCTAAACCAGCAGTCtaagcagcagaaccaggactAGCGCGCGGCCACCATTGGGCCCTAAAGCCTTGGATGCATCTGCTCTGCTAAATCGTGTCGAAATCCTTTGATGTGCATGTTGCTCCGACAAACAATGAGgacaaaaaaagatgtttatGGAGCCACGTTCTAGCAGGGGCCCCGACTCGCCTGCAGAGCTCCTCAGAGCTCCTGCTAGAATGTGACCGTAGTCTGGAGGAAGCAATCAAAGGAGAGCAAACTTCTCTTCCATGTGGATTTTTGTTGTGCGTTCCAGAGACCGTGACAAGAAAGATGCGGGTAAATACGGAAtctgccaaaaaaaaagcaagaagacgctgctttttttctgctttttacatttatttgcaATGTTTCATTAAATTAGAGCAGGCAAATATAAACACAAGCACATTACAGTCAGTGTATTTAATCTAGATTTAACTGCCTAACACCCCCAGACCCcaaccaccccacccccacatcccacccccacccaatTCAGTGGAAAGAGTCACTTTATCAAAGGCTGCAAAATGCTAATGAGTCAGGCTGTCGTCCCTCATCTGCATGGAAACGAGTGGAACTgagcacaggaagtgatgtgaggtgaggaggtggggtggggagggggggcaattACTGGTGGACCAAGGGAAAAACAGACCTAATCTATAATGTACCTATAGAATATTCATATCTATTGTGAGTAGCTCCGCGGGACACCGTCAGGCATGTTTGCATTATTTAGCAAATGTTTTCTTGGGCAGGTTCCGCCTGGATGGTGAAACAAACGTGGTCTGAAAATGGATTTCGGAGGAGAACTCGAGGCTTCATCCAGGTCAAATATGTGGGCCGCCAGTCTGGTAACCCAGTGGCTGGCTGGCTCATCCAACTGGTTAGGTTTACCCGCGTGACCCGGTCTGGTCAGTGGGCACCTGCTCACTACGTGACGGCATTAGACGCGTAATCACCACCAATATCAACATCAAACAGGAGAACAACTCTTCAAAGTGACCATAAAAGCCATCCAATAAATGGCTGGGATGTGGGCCTGCACAGGCCCAGGACCTGTGGGTTCTTCCCCAAGCACGGACCCATCAGCAGAACTGGACTCAGCATGAAGCAAGTCTTCCATTTAGCTTCTGAGCTGCTGGTGTCCATGTAGGAGGAGAAGAAACTTTCCGAAATGTCAACTTATATTTTAAGATATGAAACAAAGCGTttgaaaacagaacaaaagatTTGACCGGctcaaagcaaagaaaagctcTTTAGATTTACAACAGCCAGCCAGTGACAGCAGTTGCTATGgcaccctggggggggggcatcaaatGCAAAGAGGCTGTCGACCACTTGGCTGTGGCGTTGTAATATAGCGTTAGCGGCTTCTTCTCATGGGTCCACCATGGGTGAAGGAGAGGACGAAGGAATGAAGACGAGGGGAGGGAATCACAGATGACGACACAGATGAAGCTCATTTTGCAGCCTCTGCTTTGCTCCCCCAAAGAtaagaaatgaaaggaaaagtaGTGCTTAATGCGTTTACTCTTTTGCCTCAGCCAGTTTGTTGTTGATCTCTTTACTTTTCTCCTTGCTCCCCACCGGCTGCTTCTCCACGGCCATCTTCCTGGAGCCCCTCTGTGCTACCCCCTGCTTATCTTTGGCTCTCTTCACAGGCGTGCCCTGGCCTGATGCCGCCGCCCCACTCTGTCTGGGTTTAGAACGAGGGAGGCTATACCTGTCCATCTGAGGAGGGCAGACAGTGGACATGATCGGCCTCAGCTCAGGTGCTTCACAACGACGAGAGGAACATGGAAGCAGGAGCACGAGTGGGGATTCAAATCTGGATGAATCTGACCTGTTTGGAAGGGTCCGTGTACAAACTGCGTACCCGCCGCCGGTCCAGCGCCTTGTTGTCAGCAGGCGGGGCCGGGGCCTGGGCCTTGAAGGTGGCGTTGTAGCTGGTCTCTAGTCGGGTCTTCTCATCTGGAGGCAGGTACTGGGACTTAGCCCGTATCATTCTGGTTGGCTTCACATCAGCGTAAGCCTTGTACTCAGCCCTGTGGGAAGATCAGTTATTACGTCAGGTCACGTGCACGGAGCGCTTTCATTCATCGCCATAGCGACAGTAAACTCAGCAGAGTGAGGTCGCTCTTCGGGAGCACCGAGACGCGCTTTGTTAGGCTACCTGGGTTTGATTTgaaatgcattctgggtaatggTGTCAGCGAGCTGACAATGCTGCCCAACGATTCCAAGAATCCCATCATTGACCCTTCCTGTGACGGCTCCGTTATTTCATTAGCAATCACAATCGGGCTCTCCGGGACTCTGCGGCAGTGACTCTATGTCTTCAGTAAGAGTTCTCACTCTttttgaccctgaccctgaccctgaccctgaagaCACAACCGTGACCTCGAGGTCCCGACCCTCTCTgtgtggtgggcggggccagctgCTGCGTCCGTCAGCGCTGTAGTAGAGTTTAGGTACAGCCAGTGTGGGAGGAGCTACAGGTAGCAGTAACATGTAGGCCCACGTGCACCCCAACAGGACCGGCGCTACTGTAACCTCATGTACGTCAGCAGAGTGCACGTGCATGGTTCTTATGAAGCTGTGGGGGAACGCGCccacctctgacctgcctgTGACCTTCATAGTGGACCTCGTATGTGTAGCTACAGAGGGGTGTAAGCTTGAGCGAGTCACCTGTACGAGCTGCTGCCGGCGATCTCCTTGATCTGCCTGTTGACGGCATCTGTCGACCTCCGTCCTCGACCCTCTCCTTCGACCCGGAGCACCACCTTCTTCAGCTCGGCTTCTTTTCTGGAGGCCTTGCTGCGGCCGTGTCCCTGGAGAAGGTCTTTCTCTTGGACCCTGTCTGCCACCGCGCTCTTCTCCGCCTCACCGTCGGCGGCCGCCTGCTGCCGGGGCCTGTCCGGGACCCGGTTATCCACGCGGGGCGCCTTCTGTATCCAGGGGTGGTCGCACCTCTTGGGGATGGGCCAGGGCTTGAAATCCTTCTGGTACTGGGT is a window of Takifugu flavidus isolate HTHZ2018 chromosome 14, ASM371156v2, whole genome shotgun sequence DNA encoding:
- the umodl1 gene encoding uromodulin-like 1 isoform X4; translated protein: MSHQTEYKTVTEQETSCCQGYVRVGRYCTASSDGNGDLCARPGSCPATNGSYPGSKGCRWDGDCPGWQKCCQGANHSLCSEPTRPTDHFGRGRNRFNATVIVKTDYKQLVSEDGGLLNHTRLLQTMVWGALQSNVSIHYLDSWPVYPYRTATALLLHCPFDLLLHNVTSKLHLLLKDIEEVLSVTVEDIDECELPTLHRCPPLAGCNNTLGSYQCICPQGFIDIDPSNPGTSCKAEDRTGASTEPPTLLVPTMNTNDSSTTYTVEEPQGSNTTDNRTTAAPSPTGPVLNKSSQVPTGSTQASTTEPSLQTAVCPPPSILRLWSANVTGSSFSICWSSQFHTNQMYVVEVLKGTEVHVWQTHEEMMVVLGRDPGELYTVVVTPCACGSQGSPLRIAVRTDALTLGATARLTNIQFNVELQDASTQAYTNLTGSILAEIHQALPPEVKAMWESEQVRVEVRGFSPGSVVAHLTIIFTPSQSQDIINVTAAVLQSLMNSTKYSVDPHSINVTDFDECSSGDNDCSLWATCTNTWASYTCVCLRGFKDADPERPGRACQAANTTFSPPTSSTDNPASAHSTATRVAEVTAATAAIPATSAISVTSSRPSSPAADTPSQSTTVTPTGTKAATTTGPTGPERASTGAISVQCRGAAITVSVVRDFLLRASIRENALYLGSLECGINGGNATHVQLTVGWNECDTKIVHNESHYMASVTLFNTMDQKVLPSGAVEAPKVHLEVPIVCAYVKSMLISADFSSTGYEMLKDVILGSGSFLVRVQLMNGTDPLPHNYSVSSDEVVVVDVSLNTSLDQIKVVINRCWATSTQNPGDTYSYIFLENSCSLNKYTKVLSNGNSSTSRVSVQIFSFVDLSVIYLHCQVQICAQIGSDSCVPDCLQRTSRSSDNTIATTFGSSGPLLKSNEETLVEDVSDLQVIGLSCLGVGLCLFFIIGFICLFYYQRNRIGHYNFSTNPKEENFTSLATNT
- the umodl1 gene encoding uromodulin-like 1 isoform X3, with the translated sequence MRGGGRQSHRGLGLIYTLAVSKCVLELVIHEKMSWMFSIWAAGALLTVCRGQDAVHAGPSLSASGYHLCVRNTTRTVTFLAVHKVPFSVTKPCGGWLLWKTCTVTEYRMSHQTEYKTVTEQETSCCQGYVRVGRYCTAYGNGDLCARPGSCPATNGSYPGSKGCRWDGDCPGWQKCCQGANHSLCSEPTRPTDHFGRGRNRFNATVIVKTDYKQLVSEDGGLLNHTRLLQTMVWGALQSNVSIHYLDSWPVYPYRTATALLLHCPFDLLLHNVTSKLHLLLKDIEEVLSVTVEDIDECELPTLHRCPPLAGCNNTLGSYQCICPQGFIDIDPSNPGTSCKAEDRTGASTEPPTLLVPTMNTNDSSTTYTVEEPQGSNTTDNRTTAAPSPTGPVLNKSSQVPTGSTQASTTEPSLQTAVCPPPSILRLWSANVTGSSFSICWSSQFHTNQMYVVEVLKGTEVHVWQTHEEMMVVLGRDPGELYTVVVTPCACGSQGSPLRIAVRTDALTLGATARLTNIQFNVELQDASTQAYTNLTGSILAEIHQALPPEVKAMWESEQVRVEVRGFSPGSVVAHLTIIFTPSQSQDIINVTAAVLQSLMNSTKYSVDPHSINVTDFDECSSGDNDCSLWATCTNTWASYTCVCLRGFKDADPERPGRACQAANTTFSPPTSSTDNPASAHSTATRVAEVTAATAAIPATSAISVTSSRPSSPAADTPSQSTTVTPTGTKAATTTGPTGPERASTGAISVQCRGAAITVSVVRDFLLRASIRENALYLGSLECGINGGNATHVQLTVGWNECDTKIVHNESHYMASVTLFNTMDQKVLPSGAVEAPKVHLEVPIVCAYVKSMLISADFSSTGYEMLKDVILGSGSFLVRVQLMNGTDPLPHNYSVSSDEVVVVDVSLNTSLDQIKVVINRCWATSTQNPGDTYSYIFLENSCSLNKYTKVLSNGNSSTSRVSVQIFSFVDLSVIYLHCQVQICAQIGSDSCVPDCLQRTSRSSDNTIATTFGSSGPLLKSNEETLVEDVSDLQVIGLSCLGVGLCLFFIIGFICLFYYQRNRIGHYNFSTNPKEENFTSLATNT
- the umodl1 gene encoding uromodulin-like 1 isoform X1, translating into MRGGGRQSHRGLGLIYTLAVSKCVLELVIHEKMSWMFSIWAAGALLTVCRGQDAVHAGPSLSASGYHLCVRNTTRTVTFLAVHKVPFSVTKPCGGWLLWKTCTVTEYRMSHQTEYKTVTEQETSCCQGYVRVGRYCTASSDGNGDLCARPGSCPATNGSYPGSKGCRWDGDCPGWQKCCQGANHSLCSEPTRPTDHFGRGRNRFNATVIVKTDYKQLVSEDGGLLNHTRLLQTMVWGALQSNVSIHYLDSWPVYPYRTATALLLHCPFDLLLHNVTSKLHLLLKDIEEVLSVTVEDIDECELPTLHRCPPLAGCNNTLGSYQCICPQGFIDIDPSNPGTSCKAEDRTGASTEPPTLLVPTMNTNDSSTTYTVEEPQGSNTTDNRTTAAPSPTGPVLNKSSQVPTGSTQASTTEPSLQTAVCPPPSILRLWSANVTGSSFSICWSSQFHTNQMYVVEVLKGTEVHVWQTHEEMMVVLGRDPGELYTVVVTPCACGSQGSPLRIAVRTDALTLGATARLTNIQFNVELQDASTQAYTNLTGSILAEIHQALPPEVKAMWESEQVRVEVRGFSPGSVVAHLTIIFTPSQSQDIINVTAAVLQSLMNSTKYSVDPHSINVTDFDECSSGDNDCSLWATCTNTWASYTCVCLRGFKDADPERPGRACQAANTTFSPPTSSTDNPASAHSTATRVAEVTAATAAIPATSAISVTSSRPSSPAADTPSQSTTVTPTGTKAATTTGPTGPERASTGAISVQCRGAAITVSVVRDFLLRASIRENALYLGSLECGINGGNATHVQLTVGWNECDTKIVHNESHYMASVTLFNTMDQKVLPSGAVEAPKVHLEVPIVCAYVKSMLISADFSSTGYEMLKDVILGSGSFLVRVQLMNGTDPLPHNYSVSSDEVVVVDVSLNTSLDQIKVVINRCWATSTQNPGDTYSYIFLENSCSLNKYTKVLSNGNSSTSRVSVQIFSFVDLSVIYLHCQVQICAQIGSDSCVPDCLQRTSRSSDNTIATTFGSSGPLLKSNEETLVEDVSDLQVIGLSCLGVGLCLFFIIGFICLFYYQRNRIGHYNFSTNPKEENFTSLATNT